The DNA segment AAATTGGGAAAATCGAAAAGACCCTTTATCCGGCTACTCAATTTTGACCTCAAAGCCGCCCTTCTCGGTTTTCGTGGGCTTCTTCTTTGGAACCTCTATCTCGAGGACGCCGTTGTTGTACCTGGCTTTGGCCTTCTCCGGGATAACTTCCTCTGGTAACCTGATGGCCCTGCGATAGCCGCTGTAGTAGCGTTCGATCCTTATGGCGCCCTCCTCCTCAAGCTCCTTCTCGCGCTTTATCTGGGCTTCGAGATAGACGGCGTCTTCGGTAACGCGGAGCTTGATGTCCTCCTTTCTAACACCCGGGAGTTCCGCGGTTATGACGAACCTATCGCCGCGGTCGAAAATGTCAACGAAAGGCTCCCTCCATGACTCACTGGTGGTCTCGTATCCTCCAGCGGGTTCTCTATCTCCCCAGAGCCTTGGACCTCGCATGACGTCGCGGAAGATAGCGTCAATCTCCTCCTGTATCTCTCTCATGATGTCAAATGGGTCCCAATAGCGATCCCTCCTCCAAGCCATCACTATCACCCCCATTTTGCTTACTGATAGTTACTAAAAGAGAATGGGTTTAAAAGGTTTTGTGTTTTGATACGTGCATTGAAGTATAGGAATATGCCATTGCTAAATTGGAGTTTATACAAGAACAACCGGTGGGCATTGAAGAGTCATCAAGAGAAAAAAAGCCTGAAAAACCGGAATGGGAAGGGAGGGGGAAAGGTCCCCTTGGTACCACCCCCTTCAGGTTGTCGTGCGATCCACCTGCAATTCCAAGGCGGCGGGCTTTACTGCCCCGTGCCCGCACCTCCCATCATCCACGGGTGGGAACCTATGTCCTCCATCAGTAGATAGTATATTGTAGGTATATTAACTTTTCGCGCTCAATGTTGGACATTCTCTAATAAGATTGCAATATTCCTTGAGGGATTCACAAAAATCTGTCAATGGGAGAATTCACACCTATCGGATGTGCCTCGATGACCATGCCCTCCAAGATTCTCGCGAATTCTCTGGTGAAGCCGTAGACGGTGAATACTCTCTCGGGGTTAACCCTCTCTATAATCCTCATCAGCTCCCAGAAATCCGCGTGGTTGCTCAGCTTAAGACCACCAAAGCCCGAAACCGTCAGCTCCCAGGGGTTCAGAGGGTTCTCAACCTTCGGAGAGTGATAGGAGTGCAGGACGACGTCTCCATTGCTCGCAATGTTTCGGAATCTAATTCCAAATTTTGAATATACACGCGCAACTTTGACCATCTCTTCGCTCGGTCTTACAGTGTAATCGTGAACGTCGAGTATCTTCATGACCTCCTGGGCCTTTCCAGTCTGGTTGACGTAGAGAACCGGCCTCTCCCCCCTGTCGAGTGCCTCCTCCACGAACGCGACCAGCTTCTTTTCCGCTTCTTTAGGTGAGGGAAATGTGAAGCTTGGAACCCCAAAGGTTGCCTCGATTATTAGGAAGTCCGCCCTTGGGAAGCGGCTCTTTTCAGCGGTTCTGAGCTTGAACCACTTTGTGTCGCCAGTGTAAAAGAGTGTCCCGTTATCAAGCCAGAGCTTTATCCCGGCAGAGCCGAGCATGTGGCCGGCCGGATAGAGCCTTGCCTTGTAATCGCCGAGATAGAAACTCTTCCCAAATCCTATCTCACGGTAAAAACCGCCCTTCCTGAGGTGGCTGAGGAATTTGGTGGCTTTGGTTGCGAAGATAACCCTCCCACTAACGAAGTGATCCGTGTGGGCGTGGCTCTGGAATGTGAAGCGCGCCGAGCTATCAAGGCCGACTTTTCCAATCAGCACATTCTATGTTATCCAGGGAGCTTAAAAGGCTAAAGGAATCAGACCCTGCTGAGCATTCCCATTAGTTTATAGTATACATCGTCGGCCCCTTCGTCTTCTCCCACGGGATAGTCAAACAGGACGAGGTTCTCGGAGATTTTGCCCGCTGGCTGGCCCTCTTTCCCATCTACGAATTTCACCTCGAGGATTTCAATCATGTCGCTTCCTCTGAGGACACCTTTGCCGATGATGGTCCCTACCCCACTCTTACCTTGAAGGGTCGCCTCGAGCTTCGGCCTCAACCCAGTCACCCACTTGGGGCGCTTTTTTAGAGCCTGCATCCTAATCCTCCCGAAGAATCTATTGGTTTTAGTATTTTAAATCCAGAGTTTATTAGGTTTTTTGTCTATTATCTTGATGTTTATCAATTGATCCTGCAGGAAAGGCTTATTAGGTCCCCAATTCGATAGTCATCTGGGGGTGTAGATGGCCGACTACATAATTGAAACGCGAGAGCTGACGAAGTTCTTTGGAAAGAGGAACGTTGTCTACCACCTCGATCTAAGGGTTCCCAAAGGGGTCGTTTACGGTTTCTTAGGCCCGAACGGGGCCGGTAAGACAACGACGATTAAGATGCTCACCGGCGCCCTAAAACCCACCTACGGCGATACCAGGATTTTTAGTATGGAAATGCCGCGAGAGAGGGTTGAAATCATGAGGAAAGTCGGCTACATGCCGGAGAGGCCCATAGCCTATGAGGACATGACTATCTTTGAGTTTCTTACCTACATGGGGCGCCTCCTCGGGCTTTCTAAGGTCGAAGCGGTGAGGCAGGCGAGGGAGCTGATGGCCTACACCGGCGTTGGGAGGCACGCTTTCAACAGAATCAAGGAGCTGTCCAGTGGTCAGAGGCAGAGGGTTCTCTTCGCTACCGCGCTCCTTGGGAATCCCGAACTCCTCATCCTGGATGAACCGACGAGCAACTTAGATCCCCTCGGTAGGATGGAGTTTATAGGGAAGGTTCTTGAGCTTGCGAAGGGTGGTAAAACGATATTCCTAAGCTCGCATATAGTTAGCGAAATCGAGAGGACATGCAACTACGTTGGTCTTATAAAGGACGGCCAGCTCATCGAGCAGGGCAGGGTGAGGGACTTAGCAAGGGTGGAGGGAACGGATTACGATGTGCTCGTTTCGGACAATGAGAAGCTCTTAGCCTTCCTCCGGGACAAGGTTTACGTAAGGGAAGCTTGGGAGGAAGAGGGTATCCTAAGGGTGAAGCTCGACGAGAGGTTTGCTGAGGAGTTCTTCATTGAAGCTCCAGCGTTCATAGCCAGTGAAAAGCTCGCCCTCCGGCTCTTCAAGCCACACACAAGTCCCCTTGAGAGGATCCTTATGAAGCGCTTCAACGTGGGGTGGAAGGAATGAATGCCTTCTTTGAAACTGGATTCTGGGTCGTTTTCGAGAGTGAACTACGTAGAATCCTCCGCTCTCGGCGTTTCAAAATTCTCTTCGTGGTAACCCTCTTCCCGTCACTCATATACCTTCTGAGCCCGAACCCAGCTGGAGATGGCATCAACCCCATGCTGAAGGCCTTTGAGGCCATGATGCTCAACCTGCTCCCCAACTACTGGCTCGGGATAATCGGTCAGCTCATAGCGATAATACTCATGTGCGACCTTTTGGCGAGCGAGATGGAGGGAGGCACTATAAGGCTCCTCCTCGCGAAGCCCCTTAGGCTAAGCACTCTCATAGCCTCGAAGTTCCTGGCTGGGATTTCGGCCCTCGCGGTCCTCTTTGGGGTTCCCTACGCGACGGTCTGGCTCTACAACCCGGTAGTTTACAAGACCGGCCTCGACGGTCTCTGGAAGGGACTTCCCGACCTCCTGCTCGTCCTCGGAGTGAGCGTCCTTATCCTGGCCCTCCTTGGCGCGCTCTCGATGTTCATATCTGTTATTATCAACAGGCCCCTCTACGCTTCACTCGCGACCTTTGGAGTAGTCTTCATACTCCAGTTCCTCGTTCCGCAGATACCCTACCTCCAGAACGCCGAGCGCTACACCCTCACCTATCAGACCGCAGTTCTCCTCAAGGCGGGCTTTGATAAGGTTAACATCTCCAGTTTTGTCGGTGTTCCGTCCCATTCAGCCATAGCCCTTGTTGCCCTGACCACTGCGATGCTCCTACCCGCGTGGGCAATCCTCGTGAGGCGCGACTTCCCGGACTGATGGACATTTTATCCAAGGTAAAGAGGGGACTTTCACTATGTAAAAGGTTTTTATACTTCGGCACCCAAGTAAGGGCAGGTGATAGTTGTGACGTTCGATAAAGAGAAGCTCGCGAAGATTCAGGAGGAAGAGAAGCGCTGGGAGGAGACGACGGTTAAGAAGTTCATCGAGAGGAGGCCAGAGAGAAAGGAGAAGTTCATGACGGATGACGGTTTTGAGATAAAGCGCGTTTACACTCCCACTGACCTCGGCGAGGACTGGGACTACATGGGGGAGCTGGGATTTCCTGGTGAGTATCCGTTCACGAGGGGTGTTTACGCCACCATGTACCGCGGCCGCTTCTGGACGATGAGACAGTATGCAGGCTTTGGAACGGCAGAAGAGAGCAATAGGCGCTACAAATACCTCCTTGAGCAGGGCCAGACGGGTTTGAGCGTTGCCTTTGACCTGCCGACCCAGATCGGCTACGACTCAGACCACCCGATGAGTGAGGGTGAAGTTGGAAAGGTCGGCGTCGCAATTGACTCGCTCTGGGACATGAAGATTCTCTTCGACGGAATACCGCTTGACAAGGTCTCTACATCAATGACCATCAACTCTACAGCGGCAAATCTTCTAGCCATGTACATCCTTGTGGCTGAGGAGCAGGGTGTTACACCGGATAAGCTCCGCGGAACGGTTCAGAACGACATCCTCAAGGAGTATATAGCGCGCGGCACCTACATCTTCCCGCCGGTGCCGAGCATGCGCCTTACGACCGATATCATAATGTACTGCGCCGAGCACGTTCCCAAGTGGAACCCGATAAGTATAAGTGGCTATCACATCCGCGAGGCCGGGGCCAACGCCGTCCAGGAGGTTGCCTTCACCCTCGCCGATGGTATTGAGTACGTTAACGCCGTCATCGACCGTGGCATGGACGTCGACAAGTTCGCAGGAAGGCTGAGCTTCTTTTTCAACGCCCACAACAACTTCCTTGAGGAAGTTGCCAAGTTCAGGGCCGCGAGAAAGCTCTGGGCTTACATCATGAAGGAGTGGTTCAACGCCAAGAACCCACGCTCGATGCTCCTGCGCTTCCACACCCAGACGGCAGGCTCAACACTGACGGCCCAGCAACCGGAGAACAACATCGTCCGCGTTGCGATTCAGGCTCTGGCGGCAGTCCTCGGCGGAACTCAATCCTTACACACCAACTCGTACGATGAAGCATTGAGTCTCCCGACCGAGAAGAGCGTGAGGATAGCCCTTAGAACCCAGCAGATTATAGCATACGAGAGCGGCGTTGCCGACATCATTGACCCGCTTGGAGGGAGCTACTATATCGAGTGGCTCACCGACCACATCTACGAGGAGGCTTTGAAATACATCGAGAAGATCCAGAAGATGGGCGGCATGATGCGCGCCATAGAGCGCGGTTACATCCAGAAGGAGATAGCCGAGTCTGCTTACAAGTTCCAGAAGGAGGTCGAGGAGAAGAAGCGCATCATCGTCGGCGTCAACGAGTTCGTGACGGACGAGCCGCTCGACGTCGATATACTCAAGGTCGATCCGAGCATGAGGGGCAAGCAGATTGAGAGGCTGGAGAAGCTCCGCTCCGAGCGCGAGGGCAAGAAGGTGGAAGAGGTCCTCGATAAGCTCAGGAACGCCGCCGAAACGGACGACGAGAACCTCATGCCCTACATCATCGAGGCGCACAGGCATTTGGCAACGCTTGGCGAGGTTACGGACGTTCTTCGCGAGGTCTGGGGCGAGTACCGCGCTCCGCTGATATTCTGAGGCTTCCTTTTTTCCTTCCAAAACGTTTTCAATTCTCCTCCATAGTTAGCCCGGTGATTACATGGGAGCCTTTAGGTAGTCCTCCTCGCGCTTTTAATCGCCTTCCTGGCACTTCCCCTCGCCTCGGGCTTCTTGGAGGAGTACAGGTTTCCATGGCACCCCCTTATGATGCACTTCAGTGTCGCCAGCAACGGCAGCTTCGCAGTTGTTGGTATCACCCTTTCGGAGTATGGGAAGATCCCCAAGTACATGTGTCCAATAGACTCTCCGGGCACGTACCTTGGTTGCCGCGAGCTCTCTGGGAGGAAGTACCTCCTTCTTGAAATCGGTGACGGCGTGAGGTACGTTGACCTCACGGGTTCTCTCGTCGGGTTCAACTTCACGGCCATTTCCGTCGTCCCATTGGGGAAGAAGTGGTTCATCGTGGGCGTCCGCGAGATTTCTCCCTGCGAGTTTGGTATATGCCCCAACGTGAGCTACACGGTCATGGAGTACTTTCCCGGAGGGAGGATAGGAAGACCAATTCCTGTTCCACGGACCGAGGCGTGGATTCTCTTCAACCTGCCGGAAGCGATGACGGTTGGTGGAAAACCTTAAAGGACTCGCTGGTCTTCAGCTTTCCCTACGCAGGTAAAACCCGTTCTGTTCCAGTAGCTGCCTTTGATGAATACCTGCAACTCCTGAACTTCAGCGACGCCTATGGCATACTCCAGAAAAACCTCCTGAGGCTCTTCCGCGCGGTTCTGTTTAGGAACGGTGTTCTCCTCTACCTTCCAGGCTACGGACTCAAGCCTTACGCCCCTGAGCCATACTCCCTCAGGGAATACCTCCTCGTCCGGAACGAACTCAACGCCTACTCCCCCCAACTGGATTGGATATCGAGGCTTCGTCTGCCTCCCCGACAACAAAACCTCTGAACCCATGACGGAGGCCATATTTCCGTCCCTGCTCTACTACCGCGGTGGAAGACTCCTCCCTGTTGTGAACATCTCCGTTGAGGCTTTCAACCAGACTCCTGTGGACGGAGAAAGGTTCCTCCGCTCCTGGCCGGTGATGAAAATCCAAAACGAAAGCCGGGCGGAATTTGGGGGAAGCTCCTCCCTTCCGGAGCTTGAACTTCCAAGGGATGAGGAGGTTTACTACCCAACTACTCTCCCAAGGTCTCCATCTTGGGGCATGGAACTGTCGTGCTCGGGGATTCTTATGATTCCGCTACCCTAGTGGGGCTGAACGAGACCTGCATTTTATTCTACGACTCGGGAGGGAACATAACGTTCGCTCTGAAGCTCAGAATAGTGTCCGTGAACGTTTCCATAGGGACGTGGAAGGTGGAGCTTGGCATTCCCTATCTTGACACGTCTAACTCGGTGGCAGTGTCCATTGATGCTCCTGGGAACACTAGCACAACCAGAACGCCAGAAAGCCATGGAATATGCGGGCCTGCCTTTTTGGTTGGCCTAACCCTTGTTCCGGTTCTCCTAAGGAGGCATGATTGAAGTCCTATTAGAAAGCCTCAAGCCCCACGAAAAAGCTTAAAAAAGAATAATCAAAGCATCGACAGGCATCATGATAATCCGGGAGGTGTAGTTATGGCGAGAAACAAGCCGCTTGCGAAGAAGCTCAGACTTGCCAAGGCCGTGAAGCAGAACAGGCGCGTTCCAGTCTGGGTCATTGTCAAGACCAACAGGAAGGTCATGACCCATCCCAAGAGGAGAATGTGGAGAAGGACCAAACTTAAGGAGTGAGGTGATCTAAATGCCGATCAAGCCGGGTGAGGAAGTCATATTCGTCGTCCCGATCCAGAGGATAAAGAAGCGCGTCCCGCGCTGGAAGAGAGCACCGAGGGCCGCTCGCTTCCTCCGTGAGTGGATAGCGAGGCACGCCAAGGCCGAAGAAGTGGTAATCGGCACCGACGTCAACGAGAAGATCTGGGAGCGCGGGGCCGAGAAGCCACCGAGCAGGCTCCGCGTCAAGGTCATCGTCGAGGAGAGCGAAGGCAAGAGGATTGCCAAGGTCTCCCTCGCTTGATCTTTTAATTTAGCGAGGTGACGAGATGCACATAGAAAGGCTCGATTTTGAGAACTCCCCGTATCTCGGCGTTTATGGTACCGCGACCGACAGGGTAGTCTTGGTTAGGGAGGGACTCGGCGAGAAGAAGCTTGAGGTTCTCAGGGAGGTTCTCAAGGTCCCGCTCATCGAGACGAGCATAATGAAGTCCAGGATAGTTGGCATCTTTGCGGCAGGCAACTCCAACGCGATAGTCGTTCCCTGGTACGTCTGGAATGCGGAGCTTGAGGCCATAAACAGTCAGCTCA comes from the Thermococcus sp. genome and includes:
- a CDS encoding ABC transporter permease; this encodes MNAFFETGFWVVFESELRRILRSRRFKILFVVTLFPSLIYLLSPNPAGDGINPMLKAFEAMMLNLLPNYWLGIIGQLIAIILMCDLLASEMEGGTIRLLLAKPLRLSTLIASKFLAGISALAVLFGVPYATVWLYNPVVYKTGLDGLWKGLPDLLLVLGVSVLILALLGALSMFISVIINRPLYASLATFGVVFILQFLVPQIPYLQNAERYTLTYQTAVLLKAGFDKVNISSFVGVPSHSAIALVALTTAMLLPAWAILVRRDFPD
- a CDS encoding CGP-CTERM sorting domain-containing protein, producing the protein MGHGTVVLGDSYDSATLVGLNETCILFYDSGGNITFALKLRIVSVNVSIGTWKVELGIPYLDTSNSVAVSIDAPGNTSTTRTPESHGICGPAFLVGLTLVPVLLRRHD
- a CDS encoding methylmalonyl-CoA mutase family protein, whose translation is MTFDKEKLAKIQEEEKRWEETTVKKFIERRPERKEKFMTDDGFEIKRVYTPTDLGEDWDYMGELGFPGEYPFTRGVYATMYRGRFWTMRQYAGFGTAEESNRRYKYLLEQGQTGLSVAFDLPTQIGYDSDHPMSEGEVGKVGVAIDSLWDMKILFDGIPLDKVSTSMTINSTAANLLAMYILVAEEQGVTPDKLRGTVQNDILKEYIARGTYIFPPVPSMRLTTDIIMYCAEHVPKWNPISISGYHIREAGANAVQEVAFTLADGIEYVNAVIDRGMDVDKFAGRLSFFFNAHNNFLEEVAKFRAARKLWAYIMKEWFNAKNPRSMLLRFHTQTAGSTLTAQQPENNIVRVAIQALAAVLGGTQSLHTNSYDEALSLPTEKSVRIALRTQQIIAYESGVADIIDPLGGSYYIEWLTDHIYEEALKYIEKIQKMGGMMRAIERGYIQKEIAESAYKFQKEVEEKKRIIVGVNEFVTDEPLDVDILKVDPSMRGKQIERLEKLRSEREGKKVEEVLDKLRNAAETDDENLMPYIIEAHRHLATLGEVTDVLREVWGEYRAPLIF
- a CDS encoding 50S ribosomal protein L31e yields the protein MPIKPGEEVIFVVPIQRIKKRVPRWKRAPRAARFLREWIARHAKAEEVVIGTDVNEKIWERGAEKPPSRLRVKVIVEESEGKRIAKVSLA
- a CDS encoding MBL fold metallo-hydrolase, with the translated sequence MLIGKVGLDSSARFTFQSHAHTDHFVSGRVIFATKATKFLSHLRKGGFYREIGFGKSFYLGDYKARLYPAGHMLGSAGIKLWLDNGTLFYTGDTKWFKLRTAEKSRFPRADFLIIEATFGVPSFTFPSPKEAEKKLVAFVEEALDRGERPVLYVNQTGKAQEVMKILDVHDYTVRPSEEMVKVARVYSKFGIRFRNIASNGDVVLHSYHSPKVENPLNPWELTVSGFGGLKLSNHADFWELMRIIERVNPERVFTVYGFTREFARILEGMVIEAHPIGVNSPIDRFL
- a CDS encoding 50S ribosomal protein L39e — protein: MARNKPLAKKLRLAKAVKQNRRVPVWVIVKTNRKVMTHPKRRMWRRTKLKE
- a CDS encoding Hsp20/alpha crystallin family protein yields the protein MAWRRDRYWDPFDIMREIQEEIDAIFRDVMRGPRLWGDREPAGGYETTSESWREPFVDIFDRGDRFVITAELPGVRKEDIKLRVTEDAVYLEAQIKREKELEEEGAIRIERYYSGYRRAIRLPEEVIPEKAKARYNNGVLEIEVPKKKPTKTEKGGFEVKIE
- a CDS encoding ABC transporter ATP-binding protein; its protein translation is MADYIIETRELTKFFGKRNVVYHLDLRVPKGVVYGFLGPNGAGKTTTIKMLTGALKPTYGDTRIFSMEMPRERVEIMRKVGYMPERPIAYEDMTIFEFLTYMGRLLGLSKVEAVRQARELMAYTGVGRHAFNRIKELSSGQRQRVLFATALLGNPELLILDEPTSNLDPLGRMEFIGKVLELAKGGKTIFLSSHIVSEIERTCNYVGLIKDGQLIEQGRVRDLARVEGTDYDVLVSDNEKLLAFLRDKVYVREAWEEEGILRVKLDERFAEEFFIEAPAFIASEKLALRLFKPHTSPLERILMKRFNVGWKE